From a single Anaerolineales bacterium genomic region:
- a CDS encoding response regulator transcription factor, whose translation MKTILVIDDEPKITNLVRDYLVRSGFVVFTARDGREALAAAREHKPDLLIVDLGLPDLDGLDLIRTLRAQSSTPTIILTARDEETDKILGLELGADDYVTKPFSPKELVARVRAVLRRSETTRAGTPGDLLRAGDLRIDLVRREVRIRERQVELTATEFELLSTMARQPGRVFTRAQLLDAIHGVSFESFERAIDSHIKNLRKKIEPNPQEPAYLLMVYGVGYKLAESVGGQKEQP comes from the coding sequence ATGAAAACCATCCTCGTGATCGACGACGAACCGAAAATCACGAACCTAGTCCGAGATTACCTCGTCCGGTCCGGGTTTGTCGTCTTTACCGCGCGCGACGGACGCGAAGCGCTGGCGGCCGCGCGGGAGCATAAACCGGACCTCCTGATCGTGGACCTCGGCCTGCCCGACCTCGACGGCCTCGACCTAATCCGGACCCTGCGCGCCCAATCCTCCACCCCGACGATCATCCTCACCGCGCGCGACGAGGAAACCGACAAGATCCTCGGGCTCGAACTGGGCGCCGACGACTACGTGACCAAACCCTTCAGCCCGAAGGAGCTCGTAGCCCGCGTGCGGGCCGTCCTGCGCCGCAGCGAAACCACCCGGGCCGGGACGCCGGGCGATCTTCTGCGGGCGGGCGATTTGCGGATCGACCTCGTGCGCCGCGAAGTCCGAATCCGCGAGCGGCAGGTCGAGCTCACGGCGACGGAATTCGAACTCCTCTCAACCATGGCCCGCCAGCCCGGGCGGGTGTTCACCCGCGCCCAACTGCTCGACGCGATCCACGGCGTCTCGTTTGAATCCTTCGAGCGGGCGATCGACTCGCACATCAAAAACCTGCGCAAGAAGATCGAGCCCAACCCGCAGGAACCAGCCTACCTCCTCATGGTCTACGGCGTGGGCTATAAGCTGGCGGAATCGGTAGGCGGGCAGAAGGAGCAGCCGTGA